The Mytilus galloprovincialis chromosome 2, xbMytGall1.hap1.1, whole genome shotgun sequence genome has a window encoding:
- the LOC143064129 gene encoding uncharacterized protein LOC143064129 isoform X5, with protein sequence MVFMEIYCVLMSLSIFLCIDGSPVSVILFAPQHTPEGQPFQLNCSSNIAPVGQSAEFLINGETLTYVRRHKTMCFNTALGTKCRNGMCRCSLDGRSFAIYHKLSIVKTANDSFTCKMTFPNEMVVVSNAVSVSIREIFDKDSSLNVFWIMLGVVIVVLVSGLITVTAILFIKRNKQTERLIYRIVSSNGNTVISGNENQYIEPNAEHDVHPYETGNRPYSELVPYQTTRVYETSHGYLEIQAGMDMDTSRPSSDNYEKVE encoded by the exons ATGGTGTTCATGGAAATCTATTGTGTTCTGATGTCTCTGTCAATTTTTCTTTGCATTGATG gTTCACCAGTGTCAGTAATATTGTTTGCACCACAACACACACCGGAAGGTCAACCATTTCAGCTGAATTGTTCGTCAAACATTGCCCCAGTTGGGCAGTCTGCTGAATTTTTGATAAATGGGGAAACACTCACTTATGTCAGACGTCACAAAACTATGTGTTTTAACACTGCTTTAGGAACCAAATGTCGCAATGGGATGTGTCGGTGTTCCTTAGATGGTCGATCTTTCGCTATATATCACAAACTCAGCATTGTTAAAACTGCTAACGATAGTTTTACATGCAAAATGACTTTTCCAaatgagatggtagttgtttcAAACGCTGTCAGTGTTTCAATAAGAG aAATCTTCGACAAGGATAGTAGCTTGAATGTCTTTTGGATAATGTTAGGAGTTGTTATTGTTGTACTTGTATCGGGACTGATAACAGTGACGGCTATTCTatttataaaaaggaataaaCAAACTGAAAGGT TAATTTATAGAATAGTAAGTTCTAATGGAAACACTGTCATATCAGGAAACGAGAATCA GTACATTGAACCAAATGCCGAACATGATGTCCACCCTTATGAAACTGGTAACCGACCATACAGTGAGCTTGTACCTTACCAGACAACGAGAGTATATGAGACATCTCACGGGTACCTGGAAATACAGGCTGGTATGGATATGGATACTTCAAGACCAAGTAGTGATAATTATGAAAAAGTGGAATAA
- the LOC143064129 gene encoding uncharacterized protein LOC143064129 isoform X2: protein MVFMEIYCVLMSLSIFLCIDGSPVSVILFAPQHTPEGQPFQLNCSSNIAPVGQSAEFLINGETLTYVRRHKTMCFNTALGTKCRNGMCRCSLDGRSFAIYHKLSIVKTANDSFTCKMTFPNEMVVVSNAVSVSIRDFPTLIMNSSFCCKGSESVTLVCSLEGTHSGFEFIGWKHSFNGTFIRHLKGIKEGRFFFLLLNMCSYQDAGEYVCSVWYKVLKETVTVHTSTTLTILDKAVITEKSALRQASNLDNVVFSVLFYSSSTIQSVEWFLENITMSFPSNDHNISQMSVYINMFGKTVEMNGFKKIFDKDSSLNVFWIMLGVVIVVLVSGLITVTAILFIKRNKQTERLIYRIVSSNGNTVISGNENQYIEPNAEHDVHPYETGNRPYSELVPYQTTRVYETSHGYLEIQAGMDMDTSRPSSDNYEKVE from the exons ATGGTGTTCATGGAAATCTATTGTGTTCTGATGTCTCTGTCAATTTTTCTTTGCATTGATG gTTCACCAGTGTCAGTAATATTGTTTGCACCACAACACACACCGGAAGGTCAACCATTTCAGCTGAATTGTTCGTCAAACATTGCCCCAGTTGGGCAGTCTGCTGAATTTTTGATAAATGGGGAAACACTCACTTATGTCAGACGTCACAAAACTATGTGTTTTAACACTGCTTTAGGAACCAAATGTCGCAATGGGATGTGTCGGTGTTCCTTAGATGGTCGATCTTTCGCTATATATCACAAACTCAGCATTGTTAAAACTGCTAACGATAGTTTTACATGCAAAATGACTTTTCCAaatgagatggtagttgtttcAAACGCTGTCAGTGTTTCAATAAGAG ATTTTCCAACGTTGATTATGAATAGCAGTTTCTGTTGTAAAGGCTCAGAAAGTGTTACATTAGTTTGCTCTCTTGAAGGAACACATTCAGGATTTGAATTCATAGGTTGGAAACACTCTTTTAATGGTACTTTCATCCGCCATTTGAAAGGAATCAAAGAGGGAAGATTCTTTTTTCTTCTGTTGAATATGTGCAGTTACCAAGATGCTGGTGAATATGTTTGCTCTGTATGGTATAAAGTACTAAAGGAAACCGTTACGGTACATACCAGTACGACATTAACGATTTTAG ATAAAGCAGTTATAACAGAAAAATCAGCACTTCGACAAGCGTCAAATCTTGATAATGTTGTGTTTTCAGTGCTGTTTTATTCATCGTCAACAATTCAATCCGTTGAGTGGTTTCTGGAAAACATCACAATGTCTTTCCCATCAAACGATCACAATATAAGCCAGATGTCTGTTTACATAAACATGTTTGGAAAAACAGTTGAAATGAATGGATTTAAAA aAATCTTCGACAAGGATAGTAGCTTGAATGTCTTTTGGATAATGTTAGGAGTTGTTATTGTTGTACTTGTATCGGGACTGATAACAGTGACGGCTATTCTatttataaaaaggaataaaCAAACTGAAAGGT TAATTTATAGAATAGTAAGTTCTAATGGAAACACTGTCATATCAGGAAACGAGAATCA GTACATTGAACCAAATGCCGAACATGATGTCCACCCTTATGAAACTGGTAACCGACCATACAGTGAGCTTGTACCTTACCAGACAACGAGAGTATATGAGACATCTCACGGGTACCTGGAAATACAGGCTGGTATGGATATGGATACTTCAAGACCAAGTAGTGATAATTATGAAAAAGTGGAATAA
- the LOC143064129 gene encoding uncharacterized protein LOC143064129 isoform X1 — MVFMEIYCVLMSLSIFLCIDGSPVSVILFAPQHTPEGQPFQLNCSSNIAPVGQSAEFLINGETLTYVRRHKTMCFNTALGTKCRNGMCRCSLDGRSFAIYHKLSIVKTANDSFTCKMTFPNEMVVVSNAVSVSIRDFPTLIMNSSFCCKGSESVTLVCSLEGTHSGFEFIGWKHSFNGTFIRHLKGIKEGRFFFLLLNMCSYQDAGEYVCSVWYKVLKETVTVHTSTTLTILDKAVITEKSALRQASNLDNVVFSVLFYSSSTIQSVEWFLENITMSFPSNDHNISQMSVYINMFGKTVEMNGFKSEMVTKNVNNLQNKYAICITNTYGKTYGEISYNEKIFDKDSSLNVFWIMLGVVIVVLVSGLITVTAILFIKRNKQTERLIYRIVSSNGNTVISGNENQYIEPNAEHDVHPYETGNRPYSELVPYQTTRVYETSHGYLEIQAGMDMDTSRPSSDNYEKVE; from the exons ATGGTGTTCATGGAAATCTATTGTGTTCTGATGTCTCTGTCAATTTTTCTTTGCATTGATG gTTCACCAGTGTCAGTAATATTGTTTGCACCACAACACACACCGGAAGGTCAACCATTTCAGCTGAATTGTTCGTCAAACATTGCCCCAGTTGGGCAGTCTGCTGAATTTTTGATAAATGGGGAAACACTCACTTATGTCAGACGTCACAAAACTATGTGTTTTAACACTGCTTTAGGAACCAAATGTCGCAATGGGATGTGTCGGTGTTCCTTAGATGGTCGATCTTTCGCTATATATCACAAACTCAGCATTGTTAAAACTGCTAACGATAGTTTTACATGCAAAATGACTTTTCCAaatgagatggtagttgtttcAAACGCTGTCAGTGTTTCAATAAGAG ATTTTCCAACGTTGATTATGAATAGCAGTTTCTGTTGTAAAGGCTCAGAAAGTGTTACATTAGTTTGCTCTCTTGAAGGAACACATTCAGGATTTGAATTCATAGGTTGGAAACACTCTTTTAATGGTACTTTCATCCGCCATTTGAAAGGAATCAAAGAGGGAAGATTCTTTTTTCTTCTGTTGAATATGTGCAGTTACCAAGATGCTGGTGAATATGTTTGCTCTGTATGGTATAAAGTACTAAAGGAAACCGTTACGGTACATACCAGTACGACATTAACGATTTTAG ATAAAGCAGTTATAACAGAAAAATCAGCACTTCGACAAGCGTCAAATCTTGATAATGTTGTGTTTTCAGTGCTGTTTTATTCATCGTCAACAATTCAATCCGTTGAGTGGTTTCTGGAAAACATCACAATGTCTTTCCCATCAAACGATCACAATATAAGCCAGATGTCTGTTTACATAAACATGTTTGGAAAAACAGTTGAAATGAATGGATTTAAAAGTGAGATGGTGACTAAAAATGTTAACAACCTCCAAAACAAATATGCTATTTGCATAACAAACACATATGGAAAAACGTACGGCGAAATATCGTACAATGAAA aAATCTTCGACAAGGATAGTAGCTTGAATGTCTTTTGGATAATGTTAGGAGTTGTTATTGTTGTACTTGTATCGGGACTGATAACAGTGACGGCTATTCTatttataaaaaggaataaaCAAACTGAAAGGT TAATTTATAGAATAGTAAGTTCTAATGGAAACACTGTCATATCAGGAAACGAGAATCA GTACATTGAACCAAATGCCGAACATGATGTCCACCCTTATGAAACTGGTAACCGACCATACAGTGAGCTTGTACCTTACCAGACAACGAGAGTATATGAGACATCTCACGGGTACCTGGAAATACAGGCTGGTATGGATATGGATACTTCAAGACCAAGTAGTGATAATTATGAAAAAGTGGAATAA
- the LOC143064129 gene encoding uncharacterized protein LOC143064129 isoform X4, protein MVFMEIYCVLMSLSIFLCIDGSPVSVILFAPQHTPEGQPFQLNCSSNIAPVGQSAEFLINGETLTYVRRHKTMCFNTALGTKCRNGMCRCSLDGRSFAIYHKLSIVKTANDSFTCKMTFPNEMVVVSNAVSVSIRDFPTLIMNSSFCCKGSESVTLVCSLEGTHSGFEFIGWKHSFNGTFIRHLKGIKEGRFFFLLLNMCSYQDAGEYVCSVWYKVLKETVTVHTSTTLTILEIFDKDSSLNVFWIMLGVVIVVLVSGLITVTAILFIKRNKQTERLIYRIVSSNGNTVISGNENQYIEPNAEHDVHPYETGNRPYSELVPYQTTRVYETSHGYLEIQAGMDMDTSRPSSDNYEKVE, encoded by the exons ATGGTGTTCATGGAAATCTATTGTGTTCTGATGTCTCTGTCAATTTTTCTTTGCATTGATG gTTCACCAGTGTCAGTAATATTGTTTGCACCACAACACACACCGGAAGGTCAACCATTTCAGCTGAATTGTTCGTCAAACATTGCCCCAGTTGGGCAGTCTGCTGAATTTTTGATAAATGGGGAAACACTCACTTATGTCAGACGTCACAAAACTATGTGTTTTAACACTGCTTTAGGAACCAAATGTCGCAATGGGATGTGTCGGTGTTCCTTAGATGGTCGATCTTTCGCTATATATCACAAACTCAGCATTGTTAAAACTGCTAACGATAGTTTTACATGCAAAATGACTTTTCCAaatgagatggtagttgtttcAAACGCTGTCAGTGTTTCAATAAGAG ATTTTCCAACGTTGATTATGAATAGCAGTTTCTGTTGTAAAGGCTCAGAAAGTGTTACATTAGTTTGCTCTCTTGAAGGAACACATTCAGGATTTGAATTCATAGGTTGGAAACACTCTTTTAATGGTACTTTCATCCGCCATTTGAAAGGAATCAAAGAGGGAAGATTCTTTTTTCTTCTGTTGAATATGTGCAGTTACCAAGATGCTGGTGAATATGTTTGCTCTGTATGGTATAAAGTACTAAAGGAAACCGTTACGGTACATACCAGTACGACATTAACGATTTTAG aAATCTTCGACAAGGATAGTAGCTTGAATGTCTTTTGGATAATGTTAGGAGTTGTTATTGTTGTACTTGTATCGGGACTGATAACAGTGACGGCTATTCTatttataaaaaggaataaaCAAACTGAAAGGT TAATTTATAGAATAGTAAGTTCTAATGGAAACACTGTCATATCAGGAAACGAGAATCA GTACATTGAACCAAATGCCGAACATGATGTCCACCCTTATGAAACTGGTAACCGACCATACAGTGAGCTTGTACCTTACCAGACAACGAGAGTATATGAGACATCTCACGGGTACCTGGAAATACAGGCTGGTATGGATATGGATACTTCAAGACCAAGTAGTGATAATTATGAAAAAGTGGAATAA
- the LOC143064129 gene encoding uncharacterized protein LOC143064129 isoform X3, with protein MCFNTALGTKCRNGMCRCSLDGRSFAIYHKLSIVKTANDSFTCKMTFPNEMVVVSNAVSVSIRDFPTLIMNSSFCCKGSESVTLVCSLEGTHSGFEFIGWKHSFNGTFIRHLKGIKEGRFFFLLLNMCSYQDAGEYVCSVWYKVLKETVTVHTSTTLTILDKAVITEKSALRQASNLDNVVFSVLFYSSSTIQSVEWFLENITMSFPSNDHNISQMSVYINMFGKTVEMNGFKSEMVTKNVNNLQNKYAICITNTYGKTYGEISYNEKIFDKDSSLNVFWIMLGVVIVVLVSGLITVTAILFIKRNKQTERLIYRIVSSNGNTVISGNENQYIEPNAEHDVHPYETGNRPYSELVPYQTTRVYETSHGYLEIQAGMDMDTSRPSSDNYEKVE; from the exons ATGTGTTTTAACACTGCTTTAGGAACCAAATGTCGCAATGGGATGTGTCGGTGTTCCTTAGATGGTCGATCTTTCGCTATATATCACAAACTCAGCATTGTTAAAACTGCTAACGATAGTTTTACATGCAAAATGACTTTTCCAaatgagatggtagttgtttcAAACGCTGTCAGTGTTTCAATAAGAG ATTTTCCAACGTTGATTATGAATAGCAGTTTCTGTTGTAAAGGCTCAGAAAGTGTTACATTAGTTTGCTCTCTTGAAGGAACACATTCAGGATTTGAATTCATAGGTTGGAAACACTCTTTTAATGGTACTTTCATCCGCCATTTGAAAGGAATCAAAGAGGGAAGATTCTTTTTTCTTCTGTTGAATATGTGCAGTTACCAAGATGCTGGTGAATATGTTTGCTCTGTATGGTATAAAGTACTAAAGGAAACCGTTACGGTACATACCAGTACGACATTAACGATTTTAG ATAAAGCAGTTATAACAGAAAAATCAGCACTTCGACAAGCGTCAAATCTTGATAATGTTGTGTTTTCAGTGCTGTTTTATTCATCGTCAACAATTCAATCCGTTGAGTGGTTTCTGGAAAACATCACAATGTCTTTCCCATCAAACGATCACAATATAAGCCAGATGTCTGTTTACATAAACATGTTTGGAAAAACAGTTGAAATGAATGGATTTAAAAGTGAGATGGTGACTAAAAATGTTAACAACCTCCAAAACAAATATGCTATTTGCATAACAAACACATATGGAAAAACGTACGGCGAAATATCGTACAATGAAA aAATCTTCGACAAGGATAGTAGCTTGAATGTCTTTTGGATAATGTTAGGAGTTGTTATTGTTGTACTTGTATCGGGACTGATAACAGTGACGGCTATTCTatttataaaaaggaataaaCAAACTGAAAGGT TAATTTATAGAATAGTAAGTTCTAATGGAAACACTGTCATATCAGGAAACGAGAATCA GTACATTGAACCAAATGCCGAACATGATGTCCACCCTTATGAAACTGGTAACCGACCATACAGTGAGCTTGTACCTTACCAGACAACGAGAGTATATGAGACATCTCACGGGTACCTGGAAATACAGGCTGGTATGGATATGGATACTTCAAGACCAAGTAGTGATAATTATGAAAAAGTGGAATAA